A section of the Serratia liquefaciens ATCC 27592 genome encodes:
- the flgE gene encoding flagellar hook protein FlgE, translated as MAFSQAVSGLNAAATNLDVIGNNIANSATSGFKSGSVSFADMFAGSQVGLGVKVAGITQNFKGGTTTGTSRALDVAISGNGFFRLQDQDGGIFYSRNGQFKLDENRNLTNMQGLQLTGYPAAGTPPTIQQGANPVPLSIPEGMMNAKASTSGNMVANLKSTHKVPDNHTFDPAKKDSYNYVNTITTYDSLGNAHNINAYFVKTDENKWQVYTQDGTAAPVDAGTMTFDTSGNLASTTSKQGTAGEFSMLIPMEAKDGAPAQNFTLNFAKSMQQSVSADSVSKVSQDGYGAGEYTNFQINNDGTVMGIYSNQQTQVLGQIVMANFSNPEGLSSQGDNVWQETGASGQPRVGLAGNGGLGKLTSGALEASNVDLSQELVNMIVAQRNYQSNAQTIKTQDSILQTLVSLR; from the coding sequence ATGGCCTTTTCTCAGGCAGTAAGCGGCTTAAACGCGGCAGCAACCAATCTGGACGTGATCGGTAACAACATCGCTAACTCCGCCACTTCCGGTTTTAAATCAGGCAGCGTTTCCTTTGCTGACATGTTCGCCGGTTCACAGGTTGGCCTGGGCGTTAAGGTGGCGGGGATCACCCAGAACTTTAAAGGCGGCACCACCACCGGCACCAGCCGTGCGCTGGACGTGGCGATTTCCGGCAACGGTTTCTTCCGTCTGCAGGATCAGGACGGCGGCATTTTCTACAGCCGTAACGGCCAGTTCAAACTGGATGAAAACCGCAACCTGACCAACATGCAGGGCCTGCAACTGACCGGCTACCCGGCTGCCGGTACGCCGCCGACCATTCAACAGGGCGCGAACCCGGTGCCGCTGAGCATTCCGGAAGGCATGATGAACGCCAAGGCGTCAACCTCCGGCAACATGGTCGCCAACCTTAAATCCACGCATAAGGTTCCGGATAACCACACCTTCGATCCCGCCAAGAAGGATTCTTACAACTACGTCAACACCATCACCACTTATGACTCGTTAGGGAACGCGCACAACATCAACGCCTACTTTGTAAAAACCGACGAGAACAAGTGGCAGGTTTATACCCAGGATGGAACGGCTGCTCCGGTAGATGCCGGTACCATGACGTTCGACACCAGCGGCAATCTGGCCAGCACCACCAGCAAACAAGGCACCGCCGGCGAATTCAGCATGCTGATCCCGATGGAGGCCAAAGATGGCGCGCCGGCACAGAATTTCACCCTGAACTTCGCCAAGAGCATGCAGCAGAGCGTCAGTGCCGATTCCGTCAGCAAAGTGTCGCAGGATGGCTATGGCGCAGGTGAATACACCAACTTCCAGATCAACAACGACGGCACGGTGATGGGCATCTACTCCAACCAGCAGACTCAGGTGCTGGGCCAGATCGTCATGGCCAACTTCTCCAACCCGGAAGGCCTGTCTTCTCAGGGCGATAACGTTTGGCAGGAAACCGGCGCATCCGGCCAGCCACGCGTAGGTCTGGCGGGCAACGGCGGTTTGGGCAAACTGACCAGCGGCGCGCTGGAAGCCTCCAACGTCGATCTGAGCCAGGAACTGGTGAACATGATCGTCGCACAACGTAACTACCAGTCGAACGCCCAAACCATCAAAACGCAGGACTCGATCCTGCAAACGCTGGTTAGCCTGCGCTAA
- the flgD gene encoding flagellar hook assembly protein FlgD — protein MAIAATTTESLDNSVIGANAKNNTSQDLSNSFLTLLVAQLKNQDPTNPMQNNELTSQLAQINTVQGIEKLNTTLGSISGQINSNQSLQATALIGHGVMVPGSNILAGSKDGKVSTTPFGLELERAADSVTATITDATGKAVRTIDLGGLTAGVHSFSWDGSMTDGTTAPDGAYSFTINAKANGEQLVARNLHFGMVNGVIRDANGAKLDLGLAGSATLEDVRQIL, from the coding sequence AACAGCGTCATCGGTGCCAACGCAAAAAATAACACCAGCCAGGATCTGAGCAACAGCTTCCTGACGCTGCTGGTGGCGCAGTTGAAGAATCAGGATCCGACCAACCCGATGCAGAACAATGAACTGACCAGCCAATTGGCGCAGATCAATACCGTACAGGGCATCGAGAAACTCAACACCACGCTGGGGTCGATCTCCGGGCAGATCAACAGCAATCAATCGCTGCAGGCTACCGCTTTGATCGGCCACGGCGTGATGGTCCCGGGCAGCAATATTCTGGCCGGTAGCAAAGACGGCAAGGTCAGCACCACGCCGTTTGGTCTGGAACTGGAGCGTGCGGCCGACTCGGTGACCGCCACCATCACCGACGCCACCGGCAAAGCGGTACGCACCATTGATCTCGGCGGCCTGACCGCTGGCGTGCATTCGTTCAGTTGGGACGGGTCGATGACGGACGGCACCACCGCACCGGACGGTGCCTACAGCTTTACGATCAACGCCAAAGCCAACGGCGAACAGCTGGTGGCGCGCAACCTGCATTTTGGCATGGTCAACGGCGTCATCCGCGACGCGAACGGCGCGAAGCTGGATCTGGGCCTGGCGGGCAGCGCCACGCTGGAGGATGTCCGGCAGATCCTTTAA